The proteins below are encoded in one region of Rhododendron vialii isolate Sample 1 chromosome 7a, ASM3025357v1:
- the LOC131332469 gene encoding small ribosomal subunit protein uS15-like, giving the protein MGRMHSRGKGISASALPYKRTPPSWLKISSPDVEENICKFAKKGMTPSQIGVILRDSHGIAQVKSVTGSKILRILKAHGLAPEIPEDLYHLIKKAVAIRKHLERNRKDKDSKFRLILVESRIHRLARYYKKTKKLPPVWKYESTTASTLVA; this is encoded by the exons ATGGGTCGCATGCACAGTCGAGG CAAGGGTATATCAGCTTCAGCTCTGCCGTACAAGAGGACCCCACCAAGTTGGCTGAAGATCTCCTCTCCGGAT GTTGAGGAGAACATCTGCAAATTTGCTAAGAAGGGTATGACCCCTTCTCAGATTGGTGTCATTCTTCGTGATTCTCATGGGATTGCCCAGGTGAAGAGTGTCACGGGAAGCAAGATTTTGCGTATTCTCAAGGCCCATG GGTTGGCTCCTGAAATACCTGAGGACCTGTACCACCTCATTAAGAAAGCTGTTGCAATCCGGAAGCATCTGGAGAGGAACAGGAAAGATAAAGATTCCAAGTTTAGGTTGATCTTGGTTGAAAGCAGGATTCATAGACTTGCGCGCTACTATAAGAAGACTAAGAAGCTTCCACCTGTCTGGAAATA CGAGTCTACCACCGCGAGCACTCTTGTTGCTTAG
- the LOC131333885 gene encoding uncharacterized protein LOC131333885: protein MWASATSGGLQFMRYCLFYPPPVPFAAASSPSSLLIRFRARAIMDNLANKFRALSIPDNTTNRSSSSSAFAHSGRSGGRGRGLDERDNRERSRGRGSGRDGRSSGKDKIDALGRLMTRILRHMASELSLSMRSDGYVRVQDVLKLNMKTFADIPLRAHTIDDIREAVRRDNKQRFSLLEENGELLIRANQGHSITTVETESLLKPILSAEEIPVCVHGTYKEYLKSILDQGLKRMERLHVHFSCGLPTDGKVISGIRYNINVLIFLDVGKALEEGMKLYISDNKVILTEGFDGVVPVKYFEKIESWPDRQPIPF from the exons ATGTGGGCGTCGGCAACCAGTGGCGGCTTACAATTTATGCGCTACTGCCTCTTTTATCCTCCACCTGTCCCTTTCGCTGCTGCTTCTTCACCTTCCTCTCTGCTCATCAGGTTTCGCGCCCGAGCTATAATGGATAACCTCGCCAACAAGTTTCGTGCCCTATCCATACCCGATAACACCACCAACAGGAGCTCTTCGTCCTCTGCTTTCGCTCATTCCGGTAGAAG CGGGGGTAGAGGAAGGGGATTGGATGAGAGAGACAACCGTGAGAGGTCGAGAGGCCGTGGTAGCGGCAGAGATGGTAGAAGTTCCGGAAAGGATAAAATTGACGCTCTAGGAAGGCTCAT GACACGTATTTTGCGACATATGGCTTCAGAGTTGAGCTTGAGTATGAGAAGTGATGGGTATGTCAGGGTTCAAGATGTATTGAAGCTGAATATGAAAACGTTTGCAGATATTCCACTGAGAGCTCACACGATTGATGATATTAGGGAG GCTGTCAGAAGGGACAATAAGCAGCGGTTCAGCCTGCTGGAAGAAAATGGCGAGCTTTTGATACGTGCAAACCAAGGGCACTCAATAACG ACCGTAGAAACTGAAAGTTTATTGAAACCGATTCTCTCAGCTGAAGAAATTCCAG TGTGTGTGCATGGGACGTATAAGGAGTATTTGAAATCAATCTTGGATCAAGGTCTCAAACGAATGGAGAGGCTGCATGTTCACTTCTCTTGTGGCTTGCCAACGGATGGTAAAGTAATTAGTG GTATCAGATACAACATCAATGTTTTGATCTTTCTCGATGTTGGAAAAGCTTTGGAAG AGGGAATGAAGCTCTATATTTCAGACAACAAGGTGATCTTGACTGAAGGTTTTGATGGTGTTGTGCCTGTGAAGTATTTTGAAAAGATCGAATCGTGGCCAGATAGACAACCCATACCCTTTTAA
- the LOC131331949 gene encoding S-protein homolog 5-like has translation MGQFHLSLVILTVYLISSPALGKSGVHIISGVPGALRVHCKSKDDDIGTHTLSNGEEFQWRFRPNIFRTTLFYCYFFWEEKQKSFAVYDARISRICKENTWNCDYYWLATPTVFNISADNKETWKTINYWN, from the coding sequence ATGGGTCAGTTCCACCTTTCCTTAGTCATCCTCACAGTTTACCTCATTTCTTCTCCCGCTTTGGGGAAATCTGGGGTTCACATCATAAGTGGCGTTCCGGGCGCATTACGGGTTCATTGTAAATCTAAAGATGATGACATCGGAACGCACACGCTCTCGAATGGTGAAGAGTTCCAATGGAGGTTCAGGCCCAACATCTTCCGAACCACTCTCTTCTATTGCTATTTTTTCtgggaagaaaaacaaaaaagttttgcTGTTTACGATGCCAGAATAAGTCGTATATGTAAGGAGAATACATGGAATTGCGATTACTACTGGCTAGCGACACCAACAGTTTTTAATATCAGCGCTGATAATAAGGAAACCTGGAAAACAATCAATTATTGGAACTGA
- the LOC131331948 gene encoding S-protein homolog 29-like, which translates to MPPAFADLYISILPGYVYKLIINMYASLEGKQPKISMGQFHLALVILAVYLICPTLGRDDGVHIISGVPNVLKVECDHHIGMHTLSNGQEFSWRFKPNFFRTTKFYCHFYWEQKQTSFAVFDGRISRYCKDPSWDCDYFWLATPTVFKVSTDNKATWHTINYWPN; encoded by the exons ATGCCGCCTGCTTTTGCTGATCTGTATATTTCAATCCTGCCTG GGTATGTGTACAAA TTGATTATAAATATGTATGCAAGCCTTGAAGGAAAACAACCTAAAATATCAATGGGTCAGTTCCACCTTGCCTTAGTCATCCTCGCAGTTTACCtcatttgtcccacattgggcCGGGACGATGGAGTTCACATAATTAGTGGTGTTCCGAACGTATTAAAGGTTGAATGTGATCATCATATCGGAATGCACACGCTCAGCAATGGTCAAGAGTTCAGTTGGAGGTTCAAGCCCAACTTCTTTCGCACCACTAAATTCTATTGCCATTTTTACTgggaacaaaaacaaacaagctTTGCTGTTTTCGACGGTAGAATAAGCCGTTATTGTAAGGATCCATCTTGGGATTGCGACTACTTCTGGCTAGCGACACCAACGGTTTTCAAGGTCAGCACTGATAATAAGGCCACCTGGCACACCATAAATTACTGGCCGAACTGA